GGTCTCGTCGTCATCGGAATCCACTCACCGGAGTTCCCATGGGAGAAACCCCTGGACAAGGTGAAGTCCGCCTGCCAGGAGCTGGGGATCGCCTACCCGGTCGCCCTCGATAACGATTTTGCCACCTGGAAACGCTTTCGCACCCGCTACTGGCCCACCCTTCACCTCATCGACAAGCAGGGAATCATTCGCTTCACCCGGAT
This genomic window from Candidatus Methylomirabilota bacterium contains:
- a CDS encoding redoxin domain-containing protein — translated: MDWRQRFGPRGLVVIGIHSPEFPWEKPLDKVKSACQELGIAYPVALDNDFATWKRFRTRYWPTLHLIDKQGIIRFTR